In the genome of Streptomyces aquilus, the window AGGCCCATCGCGCTCATGATCCAACCGACGATGCCGCCGATGACCACGATCGCCATGCCGGCCCAGAAGCCTGCGGGCTGGGCCATCACCATGAAGGCGCCCGCGACGCAGAAACCGATGAAGGCGAT includes:
- a CDS encoding HGxxPAAW family protein, with amino-acid sequence MAGSSHGHTPAAWTGVTIAFIGFCVAGAFMVMAQPAGFWAGMAIVVIGGIVGWIMSAMGLGQPKDAHKDLLASQPEPASAKG